In Pochonia chlamydosporia 170 chromosome 3, whole genome shotgun sequence, the following are encoded in one genomic region:
- a CDS encoding transcription factor RfeG (similar to Metarhizium robertsii ARSEF 23 XP_007819891.2) yields MSRQPRNQGASTQAAATRQNEYFVPRDGIDREVISADICRYLGNDALVRPGHYENPQTGQVVQGYYITAYRNLTTAMIEDLKADSARWDSERRAQTSRNTPGGIHASRDATGVPARPSSNSPAVQYRYSETHQSRQHHGPTEPPFQSEAYPRESYDGPRYPGTGTPGYSGASNTFQQQAPQQAYGASNGGGFNTGFQQSQQSPTPDPRFATVPAGSMMRPGYQPTQDPPYIGTGANLPQSGYTGSNDPYSNRMGTSAAAPQQPVYSTAPPPQPGYPTPQYQYQNQGPPPSTAGGHSYPAMQPHDPFYGRGASKQRSCEPSSPKRPRV; encoded by the exons ATGTCGAGGCAACCCCGTAACCAGGGAGCGTCGACGCAGGCGGCCGCGACTCGGCAAAACGAATACTTTGTGCCGCGCGATGGCATCGACCGTGAGGTCATCTCGGCTGACATCTGCCGCTACCTTGGCAATGATGCCTTGGTGCGGCCAGGTCATTATGAG AATCCTCAAACCGGTCAAGTCGTCCAAGGATACTACATCACCGCCTATAGAAACCTGACAACC GCCATGATCGAAGACTTGAAAGCCGATTCGGCGCGCTGGGATAGTGAAAGGCGTGCGCAAACTTCGCGCAATACCCCTGGAGGTATCCATGCCTCGAGAGATGCCACTGGCGTTCCTGCGAGACCTTCATCTAACTCACCCGCAGTCCAATACCGCTACTCCGAGACCCATCAGTCCCGTCAGCACCATGGGCCAACCGAACCCCCTTTCCAGTCAGAAGCTTATCCCCGGGAATCCTACGATGGACCAAGATATCCCGGAACTGGTACTCCTGGGTATTCTGGTGCTTCTAACACATTCCAGCAACAAGCCCCCCAACAAGCCTATGGTGCCTCCAACGGCGGCGGTTTTAATACCGGCTTCCAACAGTCGCAACAATCTCCTACTCCGGACCCAAGATTTGCTACTGTCCCAGCCGGTTCAATGATGCGTCCAGGCTATCAACCAACCCAAGATCCTCCATACATTGGCACTGGCGCCAATCTTCCCCAATCTGGCTACACTGGTTCAAATGATCCTTATTCAAACCGGATGGGAacttctgctgctgctcccCAGCAACCGGTGTATTCCACGGCACCACCGCCTCAACCCGGATACCCAACCCCTCAGTATCAGTATCAAAACCAAGGTCCTCCTCCTTCGACAGCCGGCGGCCATTCCTATCCGGCTATGCAACCCCATGACCCATTCTATGGTCGAGGTGCGTCAAAGCAGAGATCATGCGAGCCCAGCTCGCCAAAACGGCCCCGCGTCTAA